A DNA window from Xiphias gladius isolate SHS-SW01 ecotype Sanya breed wild chromosome 3, ASM1685928v1, whole genome shotgun sequence contains the following coding sequences:
- the rps11 gene encoding 40S ribosomal protein S11, giving the protein MADAQTERAYQKQPTIFQNKKRVLITDGGKEGKEKLPRYHKSVGLGFKTPREAIEGTYIDKKCPFTGNVSIRGRILSGVVTKMKMQRTIVIRRDYLHYIRKYNRFEKRHKNLSVHLSPCFRDVTVGDIVTVGECRPLSKTVRFNVLKVTKAAGAKKQFQKF; this is encoded by the exons ATGGCGGATGCACAA ACCGAGAGGGCTTATCAGAAGCAGCCCACCATCTTCCAGAACAAGAAGCGTGTTCTGATCACCGATGGTGGCAAGGAGGGCAAGGAAAAGCTCCCCCGCTACCACAAAAGTGTCGGGCTGGGCTTCAAGACCCCAAGAGAG gCTATTGAAGGCACTTACATTGACAAGAAATGCCCCTTCACTGGAAATGTCTCCATCCGTGGCCGTATCCTCTCTG GTGTGGTGACCAAAATGAAGATGCAGAGGACCATCGTTATCAGACGTGACTACCTGCATTACATCCGCAAGTACAACCGCTTTGAGAAGAGGCACAAGAacctctctgtccatctctcacCTTGCTTCAG agaCGTCACAGTTGGCGACATCGTGACCGTCGGAGAGTGCCGACCACTCAGCAAGACCGTGAGGTTCAACGTCCTCAAAGTGACAAAGGCTGCTGGAGCCAAGAAGCAGTTCCAGAAGTTTTAG
- the LOC120788415 gene encoding apoptosis regulator BAX-like, which produces MASHPGGGDQGNTKDQILEVGTVLLKDFIYERVRRHGDSNTVVTRAQLGGGELCDPNHKKLAQCLQQIGDELDGNVELQRMINDSSLSPTKDMFMRVAIEIFSDGKFNWGRVVALFYFACRLVIKALVTQVPDIIRTIISWTMDYLRDNVINWIRDQGGWEGIRSYFGTPTWQTVGVFLAGVLTTVLVIRKM; this is translated from the exons atggCATCTCATCCGGGAGGCGGCGATCAAG gaaataCCAAAGATCAGATACTGGAAGTAGGAACTGTTTTGTTGAAGGA TTTCATCTATGAGCGGGTTCGGAGGCATGGAGACAGCAATACTGTAGTGACCAGGGCACAGCTGGGTGGAGGAGAGCTGTGTGACCCAAACCACAAGAAGCTCGCCCAGTGCCTGCAGCAGATTGGAGATGAGCTGGATGGAAATGTAGAGCTCCAAAG GATGATAAATGACTCTTCACTCAGTCCCACAAAAGACATGTTTATGAGAGTTGCCATTGAGATCTTTTCGGATGGAAAATTCAACTGGGGCAGGGTGGTTGCACTGTTCTACTTTGCCTGTCGTCTCGTCATCAAA GCTCTTGTGACCCAAGTTCCTGACATCATCAGAACCATTATCAGCTGGACCATGGACTACCTCCGGGATAATGTGATCAACTGGATCCGGGACCAAGGTGGCTGG GAGGGTATTCGTTCCTACTTTGGCACTCCTACATGGCAGACAGTGGGGGTTTTCTTGGCTGGTGTTCTCACCACTGTTCTAGTTATTCGCAAGATGTGA
- the map3k14a gene encoding mitogen-activated protein kinase kinase kinase 14, producing the protein MAVRQRIFNSTAPFSGTPQTELKGSCPSCSAVDQETEEEEEEGKDSKMGYPHLNPLLNKLLTHGTAEQVGKMPLKTSTIIAQAECETQDSQEFSPSCFERSFVASPNCFTSSLSSEHNNVACPTTASVQEPSSSSAQLKPRKKNRKRQKRKGKNRLEKRREKQRHRHRMPSGVPEQESGSSLVQILEESSLGGRSRLSSSCCSSIESSEEQDRGPPLYSRQIYNTGSSCSLLNWGDQVCDRFSSLSLIGQGSDSDSLSSLGDCSLALAGLRGSVSQGDSCYAGPFFKDVERDAREEEDELSAADSVQNEGIIFYNDKIQPVDSEYKEGREFVLSHFIKEGSYGEVHGAQDVNTGFRFAVKKIALKRFSSEEVGAWSALRSPRVVELFGVVREGPNVVLFMDHKSGSLGQLIAERGRLPEDLSLHYHSQVLTALEYLVKKKVVHLDIKADNVLLSEDGRDTFLCDFGHAERLDNQGQSLSVSNDLKGTETHMSPEIVKGEPRGAKADVWSSCCMLLHMLNGCQPWTRYYTCILYLKIANKPPPLREIPPDCSPLTAEVLKAGLQKDPAKRASASVLKEKTDRALSEVGGLTSPVKGPYTEPLCIANEPPDSLQLINSSVDYDDEVDHRESVEKVIRAGRRTEELDDEEEGKEADSNESKRGSPFCPQMLIPEPNHKRSNKITTVSELELRKLERDFYLSSLSQPQSAEMQVQLLSCLSSEAYTNWEPWDKKDSGRWSLSPGDDFSSGVFSYNSQPDVQVFSMDLLGHTQIPPPCCFEGVDVCIRDFSRRSIRIRETRRVKVGHIATGISDQISERVFTLETQQGHQIAHDEEVQESGLELCCVPAPDFSLAWKWRIRDGVLETR; encoded by the exons ATGGCGGTGAGGCAGAGGATTTTCAACTCAACAGCACCATTCTCCGGGACACCCCAGACTGAGCTGAAAGGGTCATGCCCATCTTGCTCCGCCGTTGAccaggagacagaggaggaggaagaggaggggaaggacaGCAAAATGGGCTACCCACATTTAAACCCTCTACTAAATAAGCTCTTGACACATGGAACTGCAGAGCAAGTAGGCAAAATGCCATTGAAGACCTCCACCATCATTGCCCAggctgaat GTGAAACCCAGGACTCCCAAGAGTTTAGTCCATCTTGTTTCGAACGATCCTTTGTTGCCTCCCCCAACTGCTTCACCAGCAG CCTTTCCTCAGAGCACAACAACGTGGCGTGCCCAACAACGGCCTCCGTCCAGGAGCCGAGCAGCTCATCCGCACAGCTCAAACccagaaaaaagaacaggaagagacagaagcGGAAGGGGAAGAATAggctggagaagaggagggagaagcagCGGCACAGACATCGAATGCCTTCTGGAGTCCCTGAACAGGAGAGTGGAAGTTCTCTGGTCCAGATCTTG GAGGAGTCATCTCTTGGAGGGAGAAGCCGCCTCAGTTCTTCCTGCTGTAGCAGCATCGAAAGCTCAGAGGAGCAGGACAGAGGGCCTCCTCTCTACAGCCGACAGATTTACAACACAGGCTCCAGCTGCTCTCTTCTGAACTGGGGGGACCAGGTCTGTGACCGcttctccagtctctctctcatcGGGCAGGGCAGCGACTCGGACTCCCTCAGCAGCTTGGGAGACTGCTCGCTGGCCCTTGCTGGCCTCAGGGGCAGCGTCAGTCAGGGGGACTCATGCTACGCAGGGCCCTTTTTCAAAGATGTGGAGAGGGATGCaagggaagaggaagatgagctCTCAGCAGCTGATTCTGTCCAAAACGAGGGAATAATCTTTTACAATGAT AAAATTCAGCCTGTGGACTCTGAGTACAAGGAAGGGAGGGAGTTTGTCCTCTCACATTTTATCAAGGAAGGCTCCTATGGTGAAGTGCACGGTGCTCAAGATGTCAACACAGGCTTCAGATTTGCGGTCAAAAAG ATCGCCCTGAAGAGGTTCAGCAGTGAGGAGGTGGGTGCGTGGAGTGCCCTCAGATCTCCTCGCGTGGTGGAGCTCTTTGGAGTGGTCAGAGAGGGGCCCAATGTTGTCCTCTTCATGGACCACAAATCTG GCTCTCTGGGCCAGCTGATAGCCGAGCGTGGCAGGCTGCCAGAGGATTTAAGTCTCCACTACCACTCACAAGTCTTAACAGCGCTGGAGtacttggtgaagaaaaaagtgGTCCACCTAGATATTAAAG CTGACAATGTGCTGCTGTCGGAGGACGGTAGAGACACCTTCTTGTGCGACTTCGGACACGCAGAGAGACTCGACAATCAGGGACAGAGCCTCAGTGTGTCCAACG ATCTGAAGGGCACGGAGACCCACATGTCCCCTGAGATCGTTAAAGGGGAACCCCGCGGAGCCAAAGCAGATGTGTGGAGCAGCTGCTGTATGTTACTGCACATGCTCAACGGGTGTCAACCTTGGACGAGATACTACACCTGTATACTTTACCTGAAG ATTGCTAACAAGCCTCCGCCTCTGAGAGAGATCCCACCTGACTGTAGCCCCCTCACAGCTGAAGTTCTTAAGGCAGGACTCCAGAAGGATCCAGCCAAGAGAGCATCAGCGTCTGTcctcaaagaaaaaactgacagaGCTCTGAGTGAAG TTGGAGGACTCACCAGCCCAGTGAAGGGACCCTACACCGAGCCCCTGTGCATTGCCAACGAACCGCCTGACTCCCTGCAACTCATCAATAGCAGTGTTGACTATGACGATGAGGTGGACCACCGAGAGTCTGTTGAGAAAGTGAtcagagcagggaggaggacGGAGGAACtagatgatgaggaggaagggaaggaggcTGATTCTAACGAGTCAAAGAGGGGCTCGCCGTTCTGTCCACAAATGCTGATCCCTGAGCCAAACCACAAGAGGAGCAACAAGATAACCACTGTGTCTGAACTTGAGCTGCGTAAACTGGAGCGAG atttcTACCTGAGCAGTCTGTCCCAGCCTCAGTCTGCTGAGATGCAGGTGCAGCTCTTGTCTTGTCTCAGCAGTGAAGCTTATACGAATTGGGAACCGTGGGACAAAAAG GACTCTGGCCGCTGGTCCCTGAGCCCAGGAGACGATTTCAGCTCTGGTGTCTTCTCCTACAACAGTCAGCCAGATGTGCAGGTCTTCAGTATGGATCTGCTGGGTCACACACAGATACCACCACCCTGTTGTTTTGAAG GGGTGGATGTCTGCATCAGAGACTTCAGCAGGAGAAGCATCCGGATCAGAGAGACCCGCCGGGTGAAGGTGGGCCACATCGCCACTGGAATCAGTGATCAG ATCTCTGAGAGAGTTTTTACTCTGGAGACCCAGCAGGGCCACCAGATTGCTCACGATGAGGAGGTGCAGGAGTCTGGTCTGGAGCTCTGCTGTGTTCCTGCTCCAGACTTCAGCCTCGCCTGGAAGTGGAGGATCAGAGACGGAGTACTGGAGACGAGATAG